The following are encoded in a window of Xylanibacillus composti genomic DNA:
- the trpD gene encoding anthranilate phosphoribosyltransferase: protein MFKRIMQKLIDQQTLTLQEAVDCMEKILNRTWTDAQIGAFLAALAAKGEKREEILGMLHVMRENMVRVYVSENVVDICGTGGDGIGSFNTSTAAALVASAAGAKVAKCGNRSSSSSCGSADLLEAAGVRIELTPDEVGRWLSECGFAFLFTPQFHPALRNLAPLRRELGIRTALNLLGPLGNPVRPRRQLLGVSHRELAPLYAEILLQSGTEHAMVVHGLDGMDEISLSAPTEVYEIRAGALTTSLIEPESLGLSYAAHDDIKGGDASYNRDMLAALFGGERGPVRDIVCLNAGAALVISGIAVDLKEGLHIAADTIDSGAAKSKLAELVNRSGRTPKGEKRDVYAR, encoded by the coding sequence TTGTTCAAACGAATCATGCAAAAGCTAATAGATCAGCAGACGCTGACTTTGCAAGAAGCGGTTGATTGTATGGAGAAGATACTCAATCGAACCTGGACAGACGCTCAGATCGGCGCTTTCCTGGCTGCGCTGGCGGCGAAGGGAGAGAAGCGCGAGGAGATTCTCGGGATGCTCCATGTGATGCGGGAGAACATGGTGCGTGTGTACGTATCGGAGAATGTAGTGGATATTTGTGGCACAGGCGGGGATGGCATTGGCTCCTTCAATACCTCGACCGCGGCAGCACTGGTCGCCAGCGCAGCCGGGGCCAAGGTTGCCAAATGCGGGAACCGTTCATCGAGCAGCTCTTGCGGAAGCGCGGATTTGCTGGAAGCCGCAGGCGTGCGCATCGAACTGACGCCCGATGAGGTTGGACGATGGCTGTCAGAATGCGGATTCGCCTTCTTATTCACCCCGCAGTTTCACCCGGCACTGCGCAATCTCGCTCCATTGCGGCGCGAACTGGGGATACGCACTGCATTGAATTTGTTGGGTCCGCTGGGCAATCCGGTAAGGCCCAGACGGCAATTGCTTGGCGTATCCCATCGCGAGCTTGCACCTCTCTACGCAGAGATCTTGCTCCAGTCGGGCACCGAGCATGCCATGGTTGTACACGGCTTGGACGGTATGGATGAAATCTCTCTGAGCGCGCCAACCGAAGTGTATGAGATTCGGGCCGGTGCGCTGACAACTTCGCTGATAGAACCGGAGTCGTTGGGGCTAAGCTATGCCGCCCACGACGACATTAAGGGAGGTGATGCTTCCTATAATCGCGACATGCTTGCCGCCTTGTTCGGTGGTGAGAGAGGACCTGTGCGAGACATCGTGTGTCTGAATGCAGGCGCGGCTCTCGTCATCTCGGGAATAGCTGTTGATCTGAAAGAAGGGTTGCACATCGCAGCTGACACCATTGACTCGGGTGCGGCGAAGTCCAAGTTGGCGGAACTGGTCAACCGTTCCGGTCGAACGCCGAAAGGAGAGAAGCGTGATGTTTATGCTCGATGA
- the trpC gene encoding indole-3-glycerol phosphate synthase TrpC, with product MFMLDEILSHKVQEVKEKQSLVPLKEIKEKIASARMPRDFYGALKKPGISLIAEVKRKSPSKGELRTDFDALSLARMYAKYGARAISVLADVKYFGGGAHVVERIANDSQVQVPVMYKEFIIDPYQIYEARAVGADAVLMIVRAIEPDRLPEMIETAHDLGMQALVECFTAEEAERAVTAGARIVGINNRDLQSFEVDLARSEDIRRVLPEGVVTVSESGLTCGADARKAEALGFDAMLVGEAILKAQDVPARVREFAYSYMGTQV from the coding sequence ATGTTTATGCTCGATGAGATTTTATCCCATAAGGTGCAGGAGGTGAAGGAAAAGCAAAGCCTTGTCCCTTTGAAGGAAATCAAGGAAAAAATCGCGAGTGCGCGAATGCCCCGCGATTTCTACGGCGCGCTGAAGAAGCCGGGTATTTCATTGATTGCTGAGGTGAAGCGCAAGTCCCCATCCAAAGGCGAGCTGCGGACCGACTTCGATGCGTTGTCGCTGGCACGCATGTATGCGAAGTATGGAGCGAGAGCGATCTCCGTATTGGCGGACGTGAAGTATTTCGGCGGGGGGGCGCATGTTGTGGAGCGCATCGCCAATGATTCACAGGTTCAGGTGCCGGTCATGTATAAGGAGTTTATCATCGATCCTTACCAGATTTACGAGGCGCGAGCTGTCGGCGCTGATGCGGTCCTCATGATTGTGCGGGCGATCGAACCGGACAGGCTGCCGGAGATGATCGAGACGGCGCATGATTTGGGCATGCAGGCGCTCGTGGAATGCTTTACCGCCGAGGAAGCCGAGCGTGCTGTTACGGCAGGGGCGCGGATTGTCGGGATCAATAACCGTGACCTGCAGTCCTTCGAGGTGGATTTGGCGCGTTCGGAGGACATCCGTCGTGTGCTGCCGGAAGGCGTTGTGACGGTTAGCGAGAGCGGATTGACCTGCGGTGCCGATGCGCGGAAGGCGGAGGCGTTGGGATTCGATGCGATGTTGGTAGGCGAAGCGATTCTGAAGGCGCAGGATGTCCCGGCTCGCGTGCGCGAATTTGCGTATTCGTATATGGGGACCCAAGTATAG
- the trpA gene encoding tryptophan synthase subunit alpha, with product MNRIQRTFARLREQGESALIPYIPVGFPAAETSESLIRTLCESGADLVELGVPFGDPLADGRVIQDASTQALANGTTLRACIEMVARLRPSYPELPFILMGYCNSFLAYGLERFAADAVEAGVDGLIIPDLPSTMADPWVEIFRPHALDLIFFLAPTTSEQRAAATMSKGSGFLYCISVNGVTGEREKLPQELPAFLKQARAATDLPLCVGFGISSEEHVREISRHADGAIVGSALIRVIQQAAPDQLEGEVRSYMQRLKNATKPITQR from the coding sequence ATGAATCGTATTCAACGCACCTTTGCCCGCTTGCGGGAGCAGGGGGAAAGCGCCCTCATTCCCTACATTCCGGTAGGCTTTCCTGCTGCAGAAACGTCCGAGAGCCTGATCCGCACCCTATGCGAGTCGGGCGCAGACTTGGTGGAGCTGGGCGTACCGTTCGGCGATCCGCTTGCCGATGGCCGCGTCATTCAGGATGCAAGCACACAGGCTTTGGCCAACGGAACGACGCTTCGCGCCTGCATCGAGATGGTGGCCAGGCTCCGTCCGTCGTATCCCGAGCTGCCTTTCATCCTGATGGGCTATTGCAATTCCTTTCTGGCCTATGGTTTGGAGCGGTTCGCTGCGGATGCGGTTGAAGCCGGTGTGGATGGGTTGATTATCCCGGACCTGCCGTCCACGATGGCGGACCCTTGGGTAGAGATCTTCCGTCCGCATGCGCTTGATCTGATCTTCTTCCTCGCACCGACGACCAGTGAGCAGCGGGCCGCCGCTACGATGAGCAAAGGCTCGGGCTTTCTGTATTGCATTTCGGTGAACGGGGTTACAGGGGAACGGGAGAAGCTGCCGCAGGAGCTGCCCGCATTCTTGAAGCAGGCACGCGCGGCGACCGATCTGCCGCTCTGTGTAGGCTTCGGCATTTCCTCAGAAGAGCATGTAAGGGAGATTAGCCGTCATGCAGATGGCGCTATCGTCGGCAGTGCGCTGATTCGCGTCATTCAACAGGCGGCGCCGGACCAGCTGGAGGGCGAAGTACGGTCATATATGCAGAGGCTGAAGAACGCGACCAAGCCGATCACTCAACGTTAA
- a CDS encoding phosphoribosylanthranilate isomerase: MIRVKICGLTDWTMTRAAVDAGADAVGFVFAEGRRQVSPEQVRTIVEQLPPYVTTVGVFVNEGLARLNEIAAYCRLDLLQLHGTESPDYCAQAARPVIKTIAVRGPQDVEAIDTYLSCTRGILLDAYVEGASGGTGRTFSWEYAVHAAKRAPIILAGGLHPGNVEEAIRQIRPYAVDVSSGVETAGVKDPQRIQAFIERVRLCAAAEYAPQQRGG, from the coding sequence ATGATTCGAGTCAAGATCTGCGGGCTGACCGATTGGACAATGACGCGGGCCGCTGTCGATGCAGGGGCGGATGCGGTCGGGTTTGTGTTCGCGGAAGGACGGCGTCAAGTTTCGCCGGAACAGGTGCGAACTATTGTCGAGCAACTGCCCCCTTACGTGACGACGGTAGGCGTATTCGTCAATGAAGGGCTGGCGCGCCTGAACGAGATTGCCGCGTATTGCCGCCTGGATTTGCTGCAATTGCACGGAACCGAGTCTCCGGACTATTGTGCGCAAGCCGCTCGTCCGGTCATCAAGACGATTGCGGTGCGCGGCCCCCAAGATGTGGAGGCGATTGACACTTATCTGTCTTGCACCCGGGGGATTCTGCTGGATGCCTACGTGGAAGGGGCTTCTGGTGGGACGGGCCGGACGTTCTCCTGGGAGTACGCCGTTCATGCAGCCAAGCGGGCCCCGATTATCCTCGCTGGCGGCCTGCATCCGGGCAATGTCGAGGAGGCCATTCGTCAGATTCGGCCATATGCAGTCGATGTCAGCAGCGGCGTGGAGACGGCAGGCGTGAAGGACCCGCAGCGGATTCAGGCATTCATCGAACGCGTTCGTCTGTGCGCTGCTGCCGAATATGCACCGCAACAGAGGGGTGGCTGA
- a CDS encoding Gfo/Idh/MocA family protein, whose translation MQKTLIIGFGRAGRGLHWHCLRRAYADDVTGQLFNQTVGVVDPKADSRDREEPNLVFFSSLNEVAGFDPDHTVVHICTPPELHEAMLSEAAEHGYTRIIMEKPLTTTMTQLDRIRLIQERYAIDLLVVANWLSSTLTERLHALIQSGVYGPLRHIKAEQDKPRLSRTIANPSHENAFDVEIPHLAALALFLGGTEIEVVSAESADMRIDGRIFPHMGRARMSMLHHRRLTSELHSNLEAPIRKRRIELYFDRHRVIGYYPSSQDDSFSWMKTYGADGRLLEEKVMYDDTLSAVFMQYYNYYDGRSSKPVSDLAFNARVVSAICQAKSLCGLMLEEDSIREVMT comes from the coding sequence ATGCAAAAAACGCTGATCATCGGATTTGGCAGAGCAGGCCGCGGTTTGCATTGGCATTGCTTGCGCCGAGCTTATGCGGACGATGTGACGGGGCAGCTGTTCAACCAGACCGTGGGGGTGGTCGATCCGAAGGCCGATTCGCGCGACAGGGAAGAACCGAATCTGGTGTTTTTCTCCAGCCTGAACGAGGTCGCCGGGTTTGATCCGGACCACACGGTGGTGCACATCTGTACCCCTCCCGAACTGCATGAGGCTATGCTGAGCGAGGCGGCGGAGCATGGGTATACCCGCATCATCATGGAGAAGCCGCTGACCACGACCATGACGCAGCTGGACAGAATCAGGCTCATACAGGAGCGGTACGCCATCGATTTGCTTGTCGTGGCCAACTGGCTGTCGAGCACGTTGACGGAGCGGCTGCACGCCTTGATTCAATCCGGCGTATACGGACCGCTGCGTCATATCAAGGCGGAACAGGACAAACCGAGACTATCGCGGACCATTGCCAACCCGAGCCATGAGAATGCCTTTGATGTGGAGATTCCCCATCTTGCCGCACTCGCGCTGTTCCTGGGGGGGACGGAGATCGAGGTCGTTTCGGCGGAATCGGCCGACATGCGCATTGACGGGCGCATCTTCCCGCATATGGGACGGGCCCGCATGTCCATGCTGCACCACAGACGGCTGACCTCGGAGCTGCATTCCAATCTGGAGGCGCCGATTCGCAAGCGCCGGATCGAACTGTACTTCGACAGGCACCGGGTCATTGGCTATTATCCCAGCAGCCAGGACGACAGTTTTTCCTGGATGAAGACTTACGGTGCGGACGGAAGGCTGCTAGAGGAGAAGGTGATGTATGACGACACGTTGAGTGCGGTGTTCATGCAGTATTACAACTATTATGACGGACGCAGCAGCAAGCCCGTCAGCGACTTGGCCTTCAATGCGCGTGTGGTCAGTGCGATCTGCCAAGCCAAGTCACTATGCGGGTTAATGCTGGAGGAAGATTCCATACGGGAGGTGATGACATGA
- a CDS encoding DegT/DnrJ/EryC1/StrS family aminotransferase, translating to MKVPFYTGAVSFKRQWPLIAAKLDQILDQGLFTNGPVVKELERAMETFTGAKHAIAVGNATEALVIMLKAAGIGPGDEVIVPSFTFFASASSIVHAGAVPVFCDIDPVTYMLKPDELEDKVTARTKAIMPVHLFTQMADMKAICEIAEKHGLLVLEDSAEAISMFHEGKHAGIVGQAGVISFFPTKTLGAIGDAGLILTNRDDLAARARLLRLHGQEEDEPYVHHLVGTNSRMDDIQAAVLLARLQYLPSEIAKRSHWATLYDRLLADLPQVQTPHIRVREEAANPVYYVYLIEAEQRDELVEYLSEQGIGTETYYPIPLHLQPCFSHLGYEPGSMPHAEHACSRTVGLPMYPDLQEADVRAVCEAIRKFYESGGEG from the coding sequence ATGAAGGTGCCCTTTTATACCGGCGCTGTGTCATTCAAGAGGCAGTGGCCGCTGATTGCGGCCAAGTTGGATCAAATTTTGGATCAGGGCTTGTTCACGAACGGCCCGGTTGTCAAAGAGCTGGAGAGAGCGATGGAGACCTTCACCGGAGCGAAGCACGCCATTGCCGTCGGCAATGCAACGGAGGCGCTGGTCATTATGCTCAAGGCCGCGGGCATTGGTCCCGGCGATGAAGTGATCGTGCCGAGCTTCACGTTCTTCGCCTCGGCTTCAAGCATTGTTCATGCCGGCGCGGTTCCCGTGTTCTGCGACATCGACCCAGTGACGTATATGCTGAAGCCGGATGAGCTGGAGGATAAGGTTACCGCACGCACCAAGGCGATCATGCCGGTGCACCTGTTCACCCAGATGGCAGATATGAAGGCGATCTGCGAGATTGCTGAGAAGCACGGTCTCCTGGTGCTGGAAGACAGCGCGGAGGCGATTTCCATGTTCCATGAAGGCAAGCATGCGGGAATAGTCGGCCAGGCAGGCGTGATCTCCTTCTTCCCGACGAAGACGTTGGGCGCAATCGGAGACGCCGGTCTCATCCTGACGAATCGGGACGATCTGGCTGCCCGCGCGCGCCTGCTGCGCTTGCATGGGCAGGAAGAGGATGAGCCGTACGTGCATCATCTGGTCGGGACCAACAGCCGCATGGATGATATTCAGGCTGCCGTGCTGCTGGCGCGTCTGCAGTATCTGCCAAGCGAAATTGCCAAGCGCTCGCATTGGGCCACCCTGTATGATCGGCTGCTGGCCGATCTGCCGCAGGTTCAGACGCCGCACATTCGCGTCCGCGAGGAAGCGGCCAACCCGGTCTATTATGTGTATCTGATCGAGGCGGAACAGCGCGACGAGCTGGTGGAATACTTGTCGGAGCAGGGCATCGGCACGGAAACGTATTATCCGATTCCCTTGCACTTGCAGCCTTGCTTCTCCCATCTGGGCTATGAGCCCGGCAGCATGCCGCATGCGGAGCACGCCTGCTCGCGCACAGTCGGACTGCCGATGTACCCGGACTTGCAGGAAGCGGACGTGCGCGCTGTATGCGAAGCGATTCGCAAGTTCTACGAAAGCGGGGGTGAAGGATGA
- the trpB gene encoding tryptophan synthase subunit beta yields MEGFYGKYGGAYVAETLIGNLEELEREYLKVKDDPDFRAELAKLLKDFVGRPTPLTPLHAISAEIGRPKIYLKREDLTHTGAHKINNALAQALLAKRMGKQRVVAETGAGQHGVAVATACSLLGLDCVIYMGAVDAERQAPNVQRMKLHGAELHLVHTGQKTLKDAISEAIRDWITNVNDTHYLLGSAVGPHPFPNIVHDFQSVIGLETREQILEQEGRLPDCIVACVGGGSNAIGMFSPFLEDEEVRLIGVQAAGKGFDTDKYAGPLIKGRPGIFQGAHTYILQNSDGQIGKSHSIAPGLDYPGVGPQHSYLKDIGRVEYTFIQDHEALHAFEYLCHKEGILPALESSHAVAYALQVAATMDEGQILVVNLSGRGDKDLSQAIEALARLKEKEASVS; encoded by the coding sequence ATGGAAGGATTTTATGGGAAATACGGCGGCGCTTACGTCGCTGAAACGTTGATCGGCAATTTGGAGGAGCTGGAGCGCGAGTATCTGAAGGTGAAGGATGATCCGGATTTCAGGGCGGAGCTGGCCAAGCTGCTGAAGGATTTCGTCGGACGCCCGACCCCGCTCACACCGCTCCATGCGATAAGCGCAGAGATCGGACGGCCGAAAATATATCTGAAGCGCGAGGATTTGACGCATACAGGGGCGCACAAGATCAACAATGCGCTGGCGCAAGCGCTGCTGGCCAAGCGAATGGGCAAGCAGCGGGTCGTGGCGGAAACAGGGGCGGGCCAGCATGGGGTGGCAGTGGCGACCGCTTGCAGTCTGCTAGGGCTTGATTGCGTGATTTATATGGGAGCGGTCGATGCGGAGAGGCAAGCGCCCAACGTACAGCGCATGAAGCTGCACGGCGCCGAGCTGCATCTCGTCCATACCGGGCAGAAGACGCTGAAGGACGCGATCAGCGAAGCGATTCGCGATTGGATCACGAACGTGAATGACACGCATTATTTGCTTGGTTCGGCGGTCGGCCCCCATCCGTTCCCGAACATCGTGCATGATTTCCAGTCGGTGATCGGCTTGGAGACCAGAGAGCAAATTCTCGAGCAGGAGGGGCGCCTGCCTGACTGCATCGTCGCTTGCGTAGGAGGAGGAAGCAATGCAATCGGGATGTTCAGTCCCTTCCTGGAGGACGAGGAAGTCAGGTTGATTGGCGTGCAGGCAGCCGGGAAAGGCTTCGATACAGATAAGTATGCCGGACCGTTGATCAAGGGACGGCCGGGCATCTTCCAGGGCGCACACACTTATATTCTGCAAAACAGCGATGGGCAAATCGGCAAATCCCATTCGATTGCGCCTGGCCTGGATTACCCTGGCGTGGGGCCGCAGCACAGTTATCTGAAGGATATCGGACGCGTCGAATATACGTTTATTCAAGATCACGAAGCGCTGCATGCATTCGAGTATCTTTGTCACAAGGAAGGAATCCTGCCCGCTCTGGAATCCTCCCATGCCGTTGCCTATGCGTTGCAGGTTGCTGCAACGATGGACGAGGGACAAATTCTGGTCGTCAACTTGTCCGGGCGGGGAGACAAGGATTTGAGCCAAGCGATAGAGGCGCTGGCTCGACTGAAGGAGAAGGAGGCATCCGTTTCATGA